One genomic segment of Balneolaceae bacterium includes these proteins:
- a CDS encoding nucleotidyl transferase AbiEii/AbiGii toxin family protein translates to MIVPAEIQQQAREVGVRDTQMEKDYILSWILQGVAHHEHLRTALVFKGGTVLKKFYFEDYRFSEDLDFTLNNSEVTNEQIFEGFHEVFEYIKEEANIPLELIDDNEHEDGGINFYISYTGPLGGKGKQKSVKVDISRSELICFDPVTKPAIGLYSDQDEFELLCYPLKEILIEKMRSVMQRMQPRDFYDIWYLLEIEQMDLEFLLPEFSQKCEHKGLHSADFEDALQKRLPLYQARWTGSISDQIQELPEFEQVEREVQRHFRNIEF, encoded by the coding sequence ATGATTGTACCTGCAGAAATTCAACAACAGGCCCGTGAGGTCGGAGTACGTGATACGCAAATGGAAAAGGATTACATCTTGTCCTGGATTTTGCAGGGAGTAGCTCATCACGAGCATCTGCGGACTGCTTTGGTGTTCAAAGGAGGGACTGTTTTAAAGAAGTTTTATTTTGAGGACTACCGCTTTTCTGAAGATCTGGATTTTACACTGAATAATTCTGAGGTGACCAATGAGCAAATATTTGAGGGGTTTCACGAGGTATTTGAATACATAAAAGAGGAAGCCAATATTCCATTGGAGCTTATTGATGACAATGAACATGAGGATGGCGGCATCAATTTCTACATCAGCTATACGGGGCCGCTCGGCGGAAAGGGAAAGCAAAAAAGTGTGAAGGTAGATATATCGAGAAGTGAGCTTATCTGTTTTGATCCCGTTACCAAACCGGCCATTGGGCTTTACAGCGATCAGGATGAATTCGAGCTGCTGTGTTATCCACTAAAAGAGATATTAATCGAAAAGATGAGATCGGTGATGCAGCGCATGCAGCCCCGCGACTTTTACGACATTTGGTACTTATTGGAAATTGAACAGATGGATCTGGAATTTTTATTGCCTGAATTTTCGCAGAAGTGCGAGCACAAAGGTCTCCATTCTGCCGATTTTGAAGATGCTTTACAAAAACGCCTCCCACTCTACCAGGCCCGCTGGACTGGCTCAATCAGTGATCAAATTCAGGAACTACCCGAGTTTGAACAGGTGGAAAGAGAAGTTCAACGCCATTTTAGAAATATTGAGTTTTAG
- a CDS encoding DNA polymerase IV: MKKNKNHSYQPEHDVHRITLYNTIYPEHQHKSRKERLYLHFDFACFYAQVEQLRKSLYGLPLIIGGWRKENGQVKGIVATASYEARSFGIKTGMSAYEAWQLCPHVCMLQVDYDAYTAISKQVHFIFKEFAPVVERYSMDEYFMEVDFLKDRSRKEIDEFARRLQERIYEVTNLVGAVGIARSKTYAKLSSSLNKPKGRTLILTDDDERTQIWPLDLDEVWGVGRRRHEHILAEGYKTIGDVAERGNIHTFTRLFGANFGKMLYQTITGKDQGRVLEEISEDYKPKQGVSYGHTFSEGSTDVERIKGEYAIAVQQICYRMRAYGIRANSYSGMFGFNEPDKPGVGFRFGTEAHTNIDDYVYAALMEKVSPAIEKASQHGMEIRNIGLGTHKIDKTNQLNVFFQDDEDKVARTKAVDKIKNRFGPKCITRANTLHRVEGNTHFLERNV; the protein is encoded by the coding sequence ATGAAGAAAAACAAGAACCACAGCTACCAACCTGAGCACGATGTCCACCGGATTACGCTCTACAATACCATCTACCCGGAGCACCAACACAAATCCCGAAAAGAGCGTCTGTATCTTCACTTTGATTTCGCATGTTTCTACGCACAGGTCGAACAGCTTCGTAAGAGTCTGTACGGACTGCCGCTGATTATCGGTGGATGGAGAAAAGAGAACGGGCAGGTGAAAGGCATTGTAGCCACGGCCAGCTACGAAGCCCGAAGCTTTGGCATCAAGACCGGAATGAGTGCCTATGAAGCGTGGCAGCTCTGTCCGCACGTCTGCATGCTTCAGGTGGATTATGACGCATACACCGCCATCTCCAAGCAGGTTCATTTCATCTTCAAGGAGTTCGCGCCGGTGGTAGAGCGCTACAGCATGGATGAATACTTTATGGAGGTCGATTTCCTGAAAGACAGATCCCGAAAAGAGATTGATGAGTTTGCCCGGCGGCTTCAGGAGCGAATTTACGAAGTGACGAACCTGGTCGGGGCTGTGGGGATTGCCCGTTCCAAGACCTACGCCAAGCTATCCAGCAGTTTGAATAAACCGAAGGGACGAACATTGATCTTGACCGATGATGATGAACGAACCCAAATCTGGCCGCTGGATCTGGACGAGGTTTGGGGCGTGGGCCGACGACGACATGAACATATCCTGGCCGAAGGGTACAAAACCATTGGAGATGTTGCGGAGCGTGGCAACATTCATACCTTCACCCGCCTGTTTGGTGCCAACTTCGGAAAGATGCTCTATCAAACCATTACCGGCAAAGACCAGGGACGTGTACTGGAAGAGATCTCCGAGGACTACAAACCCAAACAAGGGGTTAGCTATGGCCACACCTTTTCGGAAGGTTCTACGGATGTTGAACGGATCAAAGGAGAATACGCCATTGCCGTCCAGCAGATCTGCTACCGGATGAGAGCCTACGGCATCCGGGCCAACTCCTATTCAGGGATGTTTGGATTCAACGAACCAGACAAACCGGGAGTAGGATTTCGGTTTGGTACCGAGGCTCATACGAATATTGATGACTACGTGTACGCTGCACTGATGGAGAAAGTATCTCCGGCCATTGAGAAAGCAAGCCAGCACGGCATGGAAATTCGAAACATCGGTCTTGGAACGCATAAGATCGACAAGACCAATCAACTGAATGTATTCTTCCAGGATGATGAGGATAAAGTAGCCAGGACAAAAGCTGTGGATAAGATCAAAAACCGGTTTGGGCCAAAGTGTATTACCAGGGCGAATACGCTACATCGGGTGGAAGGGAATACGCATTTTTTGGAGAGGAATGTTTGA
- a CDS encoding SOS response-associated peptidase, with protein MEEFLNAVDSGAITSEQDEPYGNYNVAPTHEMPVAFVDENGKRILDTMHWGFMGWKPKPGKKPFLPINTRDDSLLEKPMWKKPFIKSRCIVPASGFYEWAGKKGNKTPHYIYPTKEKFMGFAGIFSDLAPEDKASNKSYSIITTKPNKVMEDIHDRMPVILHPSEFDDWLNPDNQDPDYLTDFLRPYPDDAIDEYIVSKAVGNVRNNDKASLRKQICLVSEQRRTPHPPPA; from the coding sequence ATCGAAGAGTTCTTAAATGCCGTTGACAGCGGTGCCATAACAAGTGAACAGGATGAACCCTACGGCAACTATAATGTTGCTCCCACTCACGAAATGCCGGTGGCGTTTGTCGATGAGAACGGAAAGCGAATCCTGGATACCATGCACTGGGGATTTATGGGGTGGAAGCCGAAACCGGGGAAGAAGCCTTTCCTGCCGATCAATACACGAGATGACTCTTTATTAGAGAAGCCCATGTGGAAAAAGCCTTTTATCAAAAGCCGGTGCATCGTTCCGGCCAGTGGGTTCTACGAGTGGGCTGGGAAGAAAGGAAACAAGACCCCTCACTATATCTATCCTACGAAAGAGAAGTTCATGGGATTTGCCGGAATATTTTCCGATTTAGCCCCGGAAGATAAAGCCTCGAACAAATCCTACTCGATCATTACGACCAAGCCGAATAAAGTGATGGAAGACATCCATGATCGTATGCCGGTAATCCTGCACCCATCGGAATTCGATGACTGGCTGAATCCGGACAATCAAGACCCGGACTATCTTACGGATTTCCTGCGTCCGTATCCCGATGATGCAATCGATGAGTATATTGTGAGCAAAGCTGTCGGCAATGTGAGGAATAATGACAAAGCCTCACTCAGAAAGCAGATCTGTTTGGTTAGCGAACAAAGAAGAACTCCTCATCCACCTCCTGCATAA
- a CDS encoding helix-turn-helix domain-containing protein yields MKLVITTEDELKALIKEATGEILKDVLPGIIRKASMKEWLTTDDVMEYLRCSRRHVQHLRDSNQITFTQNGRTIRYHIDDVLEYLNRGKVPKRDC; encoded by the coding sequence ATGAAACTCGTAATTACGACAGAAGATGAATTGAAAGCACTGATCAAAGAAGCCACAGGTGAAATTTTAAAAGATGTATTACCTGGCATCATCCGTAAGGCATCAATGAAAGAGTGGTTAACAACGGATGACGTGATGGAATACCTTCGGTGCAGCAGGCGCCACGTTCAACATCTAAGAGATTCAAACCAGATTACATTTACTCAAAATGGTCGCACAATACGATATCATATAGATGATGTGCTCGAATATTTGAATAGAGGAAAAGTGCCAAAAAGAGATTGCTGA